GAATAGTTACTTATTTTCAATACATTTATTGTAAGCGTTCAGCAGTCAGCCATCAGTTGTCAGCTTATATACAAAAGTGTTATTCTTTGTCAGGACGGATTTTTAATGTTATAGTTTCTATTTAAAACTCAATCCCTTTTCTTCTCTGAATTCCTGAGTCATAAGGATGCTTTATTTTTTTTATCTCACTAACTAAATCTGCTTTTTCAATTATTTTCTGCGTTGCCCCACGACCAGTCAAAACCAATTCCATGCCTGGCGGTTTAGATTCCATTAGTTCTATTATTTCTTCCTCCTTCAAGAAGCCGTCCCGCAAGGAAATTAGAATTTCATCAAGTATCAGCATATCGTAGCGATTTTCCTGGTAGAGATTTTTAATAAACTTCAGTCCCTTCTGGCATTCTTCCCGCATCTCGTTGTAGGTAACATCTTTGAAGAAATGTGGGTGTTTTTTGGCAACCCCAAAAATATCCACTCCAATTTTTTCTAAGATTTGATGTTCGCCAGATTTCCATCGTGCTGGGGCTTTATGGAAATAAACATATCCCACTTTGAAATTATGCCCCTTTGCTCTCACCGCAAGACCAACAGCCGCCGTTGTTTTACCTTTACCTTCTCCAGTATAAATCTGAATCAATCCCCTTTTTTTCATTAAACAATTCACCCCTTTAGAGTTGAAATACCGATATTGCCCCTTGACAGTAAATTAATTTTAAATGATTTTGCATAAATTCGTGATATAATCTTTTCTCTTCCTTATTTTGAAAAGAGAAGTAATCAAAATATTTACTTAGCCACTGGCTACCTATTTCATTATAAAGTAAATGGGTTACGCCTGATTTCTTTAAATTATCTATCAGGTCTTTTTTATTTTTGGATTTACGGATTAATTCAAGGATGATATTGGTATCGAATTGCGTACTGACTAATTTATCCTGCTGACAATAGTAACTTCGCACCTCGCCAATAAATAAAATCTTACTTTCTTTTGGTAAATGCTGATTAATATATGAAATAACATCATAATAATCTTTAATGATTGATTTTTTAAGGAGAAATTTTTCACATCCATCTTTTTTTAAGCACATCAGATAAGAATTTTTATAGACAGTTTTTGAGACATTAAATAAATTCCATAACAGGCAAATAGCCAGTAAAAGATAAAGGTATTTGAACTTCGAAATCACATAGCCTATGACAACACATAATAAAACAAAACAAGGCAAACTAAACCTATCTACTGCACAAACATAAGACCAGAACAAAAAGAAAATCCCACAAAAGGTAAGTAAATATTTGAGGTTAAAATCTAATTTTTTAAGTTTCAGAAGGAAGGGTAGAGAAATAATGAATATTGGACCTACCGGGATTTTTACACCCGTATCCATCCCACCCCATTTAAAACATATATTCCAGAAGAAGATAAATGGTTTTAATAACAGGTGTTCTCCGGCACTATATCTGGTCATCTCATGAAGATACCGGCTCTGGTGAATTTGACTCCAATTTTTCCCACCAAAAGTATCGTAAAGCAATGGGAAAACAGGATTGCCGGTAAAAATAAGGTTTTTTATCAGCCATGGGACAACAGGTATCAAGGCAAATACCCCAAAAATAATCGTTGTTTTAATTGCTTTTAAAATCCCGTCTTGCCGCCACTTCCCAATTAAAATACTTAAAACTAAAATCCCAAATCCAAACCCGCCAAAATACTTAACACCAATAGATAATCCACAGGTTAGTCCAGACAGCAATAACCATCCATAAGTCTTTTCTTTATACCAAACTAAAAACGCATAAACCGCTAAAATCTCATAAAAAGTAATGGCAAAATCATTAAAGGCAGATGTAGCCACAAAAATGGCTAATGGCATACTACAAAAAGATAAAACAGATAAAAAGGCAACCTTTGGAGTAAAATATCTTCTCGCTAAAGAGTAAATACTCAATCCCGATAATATCCCAAATAAAAAATGTATTAATTTAGCCAGCAAATCTCCATTTAATAAAAGTCCAAGAGTGAAAAGCATTTCGGTATTAAAGGTATAGTTTGAAAAGCAATTATAGGGTAGATAGATAATCTTATGATGTTTAACATAAATTTCGGGCACGGCTAAATGATAAACCAGGGCATCAAAGGTAACTGTGGGAACCAGGACTAAAATTATGGCTAAGATGAGGGTAAGTGCAATGAAAAAACTGCAAATTAAAGAAAAGGGATTTAAATTAATTTTTACAAGAAATTTTCTTAAAAGGTATAAAATTTCACAATAAAAAATGCCTGCTAACAGCACAAATATTAAATAAAAGACCCAATCATAAAGCAAGCCTGATAATCCGAGGCATAACACAAGATAAGATACACATCCCAATCCTAATCCGGTTGAAAATATTAGTTCCTCTAAAAAACTATGTGTTTTAATCTTAAGGATTTTGAGTATCTTCAGCCCCAAACAGAAGGAAATTAGTATCAGAAGAAACAATTGACTAATTTCAGTTAACCTAAGATTCGCCAGATTTATCATCTTATTACCATTGTATC
Above is a window of bacterium DNA encoding:
- a CDS encoding cob(I)yrinic acid a,c-diamide adenosyltransferase, coding for MKKRGLIQIYTGEGKGKTTAAVGLAVRAKGHNFKVGYVYFHKAPARWKSGEHQILEKIGVDIFGVAKKHPHFFKDVTYNEMREECQKGLKFIKNLYQENRYDMLILDEILISLRDGFLKEEEIIELMESKPPGMELVLTGRGATQKIIEKADLVSEIKKIKHPYDSGIQRRKGIEF
- a CDS encoding glycosyltransferase family 39 protein; this encodes MLDNLLGVRYNGNKMINLANLRLTEISQLFLLILISFCLGLKILKILKIKTHSFLEELIFSTGLGLGCVSYLVLCLGLSGLLYDWVFYLIFVLLAGIFYCEILYLLRKFLVKINLNPFSLICSFFIALTLILAIILVLVPTVTFDALVYHLAVPEIYVKHHKIIYLPYNCFSNYTFNTEMLFTLGLLLNGDLLAKLIHFLFGILSGLSIYSLARRYFTPKVAFLSVLSFCSMPLAIFVATSAFNDFAITFYEILAVYAFLVWYKEKTYGWLLLSGLTCGLSIGVKYFGGFGFGILVLSILIGKWRQDGILKAIKTTIIFGVFALIPVVPWLIKNLIFTGNPVFPLLYDTFGGKNWSQIHQSRYLHEMTRYSAGEHLLLKPFIFFWNICFKWGGMDTGVKIPVGPIFIISLPFLLKLKKLDFNLKYLLTFCGIFFLFWSYVCAVDRFSLPCFVLLCVVIGYVISKFKYLYLLLAICLLWNLFNVSKTVYKNSYLMCLKKDGCEKFLLKKSIIKDYYDVISYINQHLPKESKILFIGEVRSYYCQQDKLVSTQFDTNIILELIRKSKNKKDLIDNLKKSGVTHLLYNEIGSQWLSKYFDYFSFQNKEEKRLYHEFMQNHLKLIYCQGAISVFQL